In one Catenovulum adriaticum genomic region, the following are encoded:
- a CDS encoding DeoR/GlpR family DNA-binding transcription regulator, which translates to MSKRNTQQRRHTIHSLVNENGEMSVEALSERFETSVVTIRKDLAALEKSGLLLRRYGGAVPLPQEVITDAEKTVSPAKQSIALKAAECIREHNRILIDSGRTTASLIPHLNHKRGLIVMTNALDVANQLRELENEPTILMTGGTWDPHSESFQGQVAEQVLRSYDFDQLFIGADGIDLERGTTTFNELIGLSRVMAEQAREVIVMIESDKIGRRIPNLELNWNQITRIITDSDITAEAVKQIEKMGVVVNIANSPKQG; encoded by the coding sequence ATGTCAAAACGTAATACTCAACAAAGACGCCACACTATTCATAGCCTAGTTAATGAAAACGGCGAAATGAGCGTTGAAGCTTTATCAGAGCGTTTTGAAACTTCAGTGGTTACTATTCGTAAAGATTTAGCCGCACTTGAAAAAAGCGGACTTTTATTACGCCGTTATGGTGGTGCAGTGCCACTACCGCAAGAGGTGATAACCGACGCTGAAAAAACCGTTTCGCCAGCCAAGCAAAGTATTGCGTTAAAGGCGGCTGAGTGCATTCGTGAACATAACCGAATTTTAATCGATAGCGGACGAACAACTGCCAGCTTAATACCGCATTTAAATCACAAACGTGGCTTAATTGTGATGACCAACGCACTAGATGTCGCCAACCAATTACGTGAGCTTGAAAACGAGCCTACTATTTTAATGACAGGCGGCACCTGGGACCCTCATTCAGAATCTTTTCAAGGCCAAGTTGCTGAGCAAGTTTTAAGATCTTATGATTTTGATCAGCTTTTTATTGGTGCCGATGGCATAGATTTAGAGCGCGGTACCACCACTTTTAACGAACTCATCGGTTTAAGCCGAGTGATGGCAGAGCAAGCCAGAGAAGTCATAGTGATGATAGAGTCAGACAAAATTGGCCGCCGAATCCCAAACCTAGAGCTAAACTGGAATCAAATTACAAGAATCATCACCGATTCAGACATTACAGCTGAAGCGGTTAAACAAATTGAAAAAATGGGTGTGGTTGTGAATATCGCCAACTCACCAAAACAAGGATAA
- the urtE gene encoding urea ABC transporter ATP-binding subunit UrtE gives MLQVKDYRVSYGQSEVVHGVNFEVKENEIVAIMGRNGMGKTSLMKSLVGMVPESGGSVSLGGTDLTGMKSFARVANGVGFVPQGRMIFSTMTVLENIETGLTSTNQSRLTDDSDLYELFPVLKEMKKRRGGNLSGGQQQQLAIARALASNPKVLILDEPTEGIQPSIIKEMARTLKRIRDERGLSILVSEQVLSFALEIADRVLVIEGGNIVHQDEIANIDEDKVASYLSV, from the coding sequence ATGCTGCAAGTTAAAGATTATCGTGTTTCTTATGGCCAAAGCGAAGTAGTGCACGGCGTTAACTTTGAAGTTAAAGAAAATGAAATAGTAGCCATTATGGGCAGAAATGGCATGGGGAAAACTTCATTAATGAAATCACTGGTAGGCATGGTGCCCGAGAGTGGCGGCTCTGTTTCATTGGGCGGAACCGATTTAACCGGAATGAAAAGTTTTGCTCGTGTTGCCAATGGTGTCGGTTTTGTACCTCAAGGACGAATGATATTTTCAACAATGACAGTGCTTGAAAATATTGAAACCGGATTAACCTCAACTAATCAATCTAGGCTAACGGATGATAGCGACCTCTACGAGTTATTTCCTGTTTTAAAAGAAATGAAAAAACGCAGAGGTGGCAATTTATCAGGGGGCCAACAGCAACAACTAGCGATTGCCAGAGCGCTCGCTAGTAACCCTAAAGTATTAATTTTAGACGAGCCCACAGAGGGAATTCAGCCTTCAATCATTAAAGAAATGGCTCGAACACTTAAACGTATTCGCGATGAGCGAGGTTTATCTATTTTGGTGTCTGAGCAAGTTTTAAGTTTTGCCTTAGAAATTGCTGACAGAGTCTTGGTGATTGAAGGGGGCAATATCGTTCATCAAGATGAAATCGCCAATATAGATGAAGACAAAGTTGCCAGTTATTTATCAGTTTAA
- a CDS encoding endonuclease NucS domain-containing protein, which produces MVTNLSESQIQEILCANVDLIESGLTFLKKEQYIPNDLGTRGFIDIYARDKNGKHVLIELKKSNASSREAIHEIYKYLEGVKSHFSAREDEIRVIVASTVWSELIVPFSRFYHESSIDTLGLQLEFINQSDVRATKVEILDFSEGRMFAPWYEGFWYLDKTSLKCGIDSIKKSCKKLELNDFIIVVVKVPSSFAKDEQDRVESALTTLFGSSPRQIPQVKLFQYLVFLAHQRKSKEFYLRQIEKYSKNLFVDTEELCANPDTQTIYDNFAGLLGLVECDYLTIENPAKFSEKLHFMGFRVLKLIKAGTFGLNQCLTDDTLLNEIETVDSKKFSGKANLSIKSEAAYVKRRVENCLRNNPPWKNHVLSIINELIEDKKIVEINISNLSLGILGIYLSVHYKDPTSYLPYFSINVIDSDEDISYQGMLEAHNPTKGFRHILDKYYNGVVANIVCMMMGDHSDDRHVDILFDLGLSYKTYKVRKYNNERRFERFEDFRWVVCESKEAIESFVYYLHENQSMVRQIYQRINAYHKGALVEPIFSHTMILKQCFDIDCLSKIDEKFIGSPPDCECCESPLADETFFVDGPFKNNSSWAMFCLDCFTAHGDGYKFASVFTKYGEEWVSLRRLTDNI; this is translated from the coding sequence ATGGTGACAAATTTAAGTGAGTCGCAAATTCAGGAAATTTTGTGTGCTAATGTCGATCTTATCGAATCTGGGTTGACGTTTTTAAAAAAAGAACAGTACATTCCCAACGACCTTGGAACAAGAGGTTTTATTGATATCTACGCGAGGGATAAAAATGGAAAGCATGTACTTATTGAATTAAAAAAATCTAACGCCAGCTCTAGAGAGGCGATCCATGAGATCTACAAGTATTTAGAAGGAGTAAAATCTCATTTTTCGGCAAGAGAAGACGAGATAAGAGTTATAGTTGCTTCGACGGTATGGAGCGAGTTGATTGTGCCTTTTTCTCGTTTTTATCATGAAAGCTCAATAGATACACTTGGCTTACAACTAGAGTTTATCAATCAGTCTGATGTTCGTGCGACAAAAGTGGAAATTCTGGATTTTTCTGAAGGGCGCATGTTTGCACCCTGGTATGAAGGTTTTTGGTATTTGGATAAAACCTCATTAAAGTGTGGTATTGATAGTATTAAGAAATCTTGCAAAAAATTGGAATTAAATGACTTTATAATCGTTGTTGTGAAAGTACCAAGTTCCTTTGCAAAAGACGAGCAAGATAGGGTGGAATCCGCCTTAACCACGCTATTTGGTTCCTCACCAAGACAAATACCCCAAGTTAAACTTTTCCAATATTTAGTTTTTCTTGCTCATCAACGTAAAAGTAAAGAGTTTTATCTAAGGCAAATAGAGAAATATTCTAAAAATTTATTTGTTGATACCGAAGAACTATGCGCTAATCCGGATACTCAAACAATTTACGATAATTTTGCTGGTCTTTTGGGATTAGTAGAGTGTGATTACCTAACCATAGAAAATCCTGCTAAGTTTTCGGAAAAATTACATTTTATGGGGTTTCGAGTTTTAAAATTGATTAAAGCTGGAACATTTGGTTTGAATCAATGTTTAACTGACGACACTTTATTAAATGAAATTGAAACTGTAGATTCAAAAAAATTTAGTGGAAAAGCAAATTTATCAATTAAGTCTGAGGCAGCTTACGTAAAACGTAGGGTCGAAAATTGTTTAAGAAATAATCCCCCATGGAAAAACCATGTGTTATCGATCATCAATGAATTAATCGAAGACAAGAAAATTGTAGAAATTAATATTTCCAATTTATCTCTTGGCATTTTGGGGATTTATTTATCGGTGCACTATAAAGATCCAACCTCATATTTGCCATACTTTTCGATAAACGTTATTGATAGTGACGAAGACATTTCTTACCAAGGTATGTTAGAAGCTCATAATCCGACAAAGGGATTTAGACATATTTTGGATAAGTATTACAACGGTGTTGTAGCTAATATTGTGTGTATGATGATGGGAGACCATTCTGATGATCGTCACGTCGACATATTGTTTGATTTGGGGTTAAGTTACAAAACCTATAAGGTGAGGAAATACAATAATGAGAGGCGGTTCGAACGATTTGAAGACTTTAGGTGGGTTGTTTGCGAATCAAAGGAAGCAATTGAAAGCTTTGTTTATTATTTGCATGAAAATCAATCAATGGTCAGACAAATTTATCAGAGAATAAATGCCTACCATAAAGGAGCTTTAGTAGAACCTATTTTTAGTCACACGATGATTTTGAAGCAGTGTTTCGATATAGACTGTCTTTCGAAAATCGACGAAAAATTTATAGGTAGTCCTCCTGATTGTGAGTGCTGTGAATCCCCTTTGGCCGACGAAACGTTTTTTGTTGACGGACCTTTTAAAAACAATTCAAGTTGGGCAATGTTTTGCTTGGATTGTTTTACTGCGCATGGTGATGGTTATAAATTTGCTTCTGTCTTTACAAAATATGGCGAAGAATGGGTAAGTCTGAGGCGGTTAACGGACAATATATAA
- the glmU gene encoding bifunctional UDP-N-acetylglucosamine diphosphorylase/glucosamine-1-phosphate N-acetyltransferase GlmU, whose product MSQSLTTVILAAGKGTRMKSSLPKVLHKIGAKPMVKHVIDASHSLDAQKLIMIYGHGGDKLKTALAAESLIWVEQKEQLGTGHAVQQIIPEITDNEQVLILYGDVPLISSATLEKLLTSAPDKGIGLLTVNLENPTGYGRIIRDTDGNVTAIVEEKDANGMQKQVNEVNTGILTAPASLLKTWLADLSNDNAQQEYYLTDIIAMCADQGYPIETANPAETAEVEGVNNRLQQATLERIYQQKQVESLMVEGVTFRDPARVDVRGTVSVGQDVAVDINVVFEGDVELGNNVTIEPNCILRNCKIADGTLIKANTIIEDAVIGQACFIGPFARIRPGSEFAEGVHIGNFVETKNTKIAKGSKANHLSYLGDSDVGAGVNVGAGSITCNYDGANKFRTTIEDNVFVGSNSSIVAPVKLAKGTTVGAGSTIVKSSENDELVIARAKQRHISGWQRPVKNKK is encoded by the coding sequence ATGTCGCAGTCATTAACAACCGTTATTCTTGCCGCTGGTAAAGGCACAAGAATGAAATCGTCATTACCTAAAGTTCTGCATAAAATAGGTGCTAAACCTATGGTTAAGCATGTTATTGATGCGTCGCATTCACTCGATGCACAAAAGCTTATTATGATTTATGGTCATGGTGGCGATAAATTAAAAACTGCATTAGCAGCAGAATCATTAATTTGGGTTGAACAAAAAGAACAATTAGGCACAGGCCACGCTGTACAGCAAATTATTCCTGAAATTACCGATAACGAGCAAGTGCTTATTTTATATGGCGACGTACCCCTAATTAGTTCAGCCACGCTTGAAAAACTATTAACCTCAGCGCCAGATAAAGGCATAGGGTTATTAACCGTTAATCTTGAAAACCCAACCGGATATGGCCGTATTATTCGTGACACAGATGGCAACGTAACCGCCATTGTTGAAGAGAAAGATGCAAACGGCATGCAAAAACAAGTGAACGAAGTGAATACCGGCATTTTAACCGCACCTGCGAGTTTACTTAAAACTTGGTTAGCGGATTTATCTAACGATAATGCCCAGCAAGAATATTACTTAACCGATATTATTGCTATGTGTGCGGACCAAGGTTATCCGATTGAAACTGCAAACCCAGCAGAAACGGCCGAGGTAGAAGGCGTTAACAATCGTTTGCAACAAGCTACATTAGAGCGAATTTATCAACAGAAACAAGTTGAAAGCCTAATGGTTGAAGGGGTTACATTTAGAGATCCAGCCCGCGTTGATGTACGTGGTACGGTAAGTGTTGGTCAAGATGTGGCAGTTGATATCAATGTGGTTTTTGAAGGTGACGTTGAACTGGGTAACAATGTTACCATTGAACCAAACTGTATTTTACGTAACTGTAAAATTGCCGATGGCACCTTAATTAAAGCCAATACCATTATTGAAGATGCCGTGATAGGCCAAGCTTGTTTTATTGGGCCATTTGCGCGTATTCGCCCAGGGTCAGAATTTGCAGAAGGCGTGCATATTGGTAATTTTGTTGAAACCAAAAACACTAAAATAGCCAAAGGTTCAAAAGCCAATCACTTAAGTTATTTAGGTGATAGCGATGTAGGTGCTGGCGTAAACGTGGGTGCAGGTAGCATTACTTGTAATTATGACGGAGCAAATAAATTTAGAACCACAATTGAAGATAACGTATTTGTTGGATCTAACTCATCAATTGTTGCCCCCGTTAAATTGGCTAAAGGTACAACAGTTGGAGCTGGCTCAACCATAGTTAAAAGCTCTGAAAACGATGAGCTAGTGATTGCCCGCGCTAAACAGCGTCATATATCAGGTTGGCAACGACCGGTTAAAAATAAAAAATAA
- a CDS encoding peroxiredoxin-like family protein: protein MFNQIKLLKGAFITLCTATLLAACTAASVDKQHIGEDSYSNLDSFVLTTGDRLPSVTLNDSQGQQHNVSSLSDNQNILLVVYRGEWCPFCIGQLESFENVLPELKNYNTRLVAISPDSQATNKNTQRKFGLDYLFLSDAKMKLIDELGLRKNDKVPHPATILISKGGEVLWYYVDKDFKTRPTGEQMKAVLKQNLTK, encoded by the coding sequence ATGTTTAATCAAATTAAATTATTAAAAGGTGCGTTTATTACATTATGCACAGCCACCTTGTTAGCAGCTTGTACCGCGGCCAGTGTAGATAAACAGCACATAGGTGAAGACTCCTATAGCAACCTAGATAGCTTTGTTTTAACCACAGGTGATCGATTGCCATCGGTTACGCTTAACGACAGCCAAGGCCAGCAGCACAATGTTAGTTCGTTAAGTGATAATCAAAATATTTTATTAGTGGTTTATCGCGGTGAATGGTGTCCGTTTTGTATTGGCCAGTTAGAGTCGTTTGAAAACGTGCTACCAGAGCTTAAAAATTATAATACCCGCTTAGTCGCCATAAGTCCTGATAGCCAAGCAACTAACAAAAACACCCAACGAAAATTTGGTTTAGATTATTTGTTTTTAAGCGATGCCAAAATGAAACTTATTGATGAGCTTGGCTTGCGCAAAAACGATAAAGTGCCTCACCCAGCCACAATATTAATAAGCAAAGGCGGCGAAGTACTTTGGTATTATGTAGATAAAGACTTTAAAACCCGGCCAACAGGCGAGCAAATGAAAGCCGTTTTAAAGCAAAATTTAACTAAATAA
- a CDS encoding zinc ribbon domain-containing protein, translated as MPLYDYKCSKHGVFQKMVPIALGDKPCECPHCAQLSARVILVAPEILNMATEKRKAHETNEKASHQPVFSTVESRDKKHGRNCGCESKASKSSRAVYLADGSKIFPSARPWMISH; from the coding sequence ATGCCATTATACGATTATAAGTGCAGTAAACATGGTGTTTTTCAAAAGATGGTGCCAATTGCGTTGGGCGATAAACCATGCGAGTGTCCACATTGTGCTCAACTGAGTGCTAGAGTTATTTTAGTTGCCCCAGAAATCCTGAATATGGCAACTGAAAAACGAAAAGCCCATGAAACTAACGAAAAAGCGAGTCATCAACCTGTGTTTTCTACAGTTGAAAGTCGAGATAAAAAGCATGGTCGAAATTGTGGCTGTGAAAGCAAAGCAAGTAAAAGTTCTCGAGCCGTTTATCTAGCAGATGGGAGTAAAATTTTCCCATCTGCCCGCCCTTGGATGATTAGTCATTAA
- the fmdA gene encoding formamidase has protein sequence MTKTIIKVDLNQSAYENEKLHNRWHPDIPMAETVKPGDDFIIECIDWTGGQIKNNDDASDVRDVDLTQVHFLSGPVGVEGAEPGDLLEVDILDIGTFDESQWGFNGFFSKKNGGGFLTEHFPEAQKSIWDFKGMFTSSRHIPGVEFAGMIHPGLIGCLPSSEMLNEWNTREKELYDTEPDRVPGLANLPYADTAHMGKMSGDAKKAAAAEGARTVPPREHGGNCDIKDLSRGSKVYFPVYVKNAGLSVGDLHFSQGDGEITFCGAIEMAGWIHLRVKLVKDGMRKYGVKNPIFQPSPITPKYDDYLIFEGISVDEQGKQHYLDVNVAYRQACLNAINYLEKFGYTRAQAYAILGTAPVQGHISGVVDVPNSCATLWLPTDIFKEDIKINSEGPTKYYDGSIDVPKAPDLD, from the coding sequence ATGACTAAAACAATTATCAAAGTTGATTTAAACCAATCTGCATATGAAAATGAAAAGCTTCATAATCGTTGGCATCCAGATATCCCGATGGCTGAAACGGTCAAACCAGGTGATGATTTTATTATTGAATGTATTGACTGGACTGGCGGCCAAATTAAAAATAATGACGACGCGAGCGATGTTCGGGATGTTGATTTAACCCAAGTGCATTTTTTATCAGGCCCTGTTGGGGTAGAGGGTGCTGAACCCGGTGATTTATTAGAAGTTGATATTTTAGATATAGGTACTTTTGATGAAAGCCAGTGGGGTTTTAATGGTTTCTTTTCAAAGAAAAATGGGGGTGGGTTTTTAACCGAGCATTTCCCCGAAGCGCAAAAATCGATTTGGGACTTTAAAGGTATGTTTACGTCGTCTCGACATATACCGGGAGTTGAGTTTGCAGGCATGATTCACCCAGGTTTAATTGGTTGTTTACCCTCTTCAGAAATGTTAAATGAATGGAATACTCGCGAAAAGGAGCTTTACGATACCGAGCCAGATCGAGTTCCCGGGTTAGCTAACTTACCTTATGCTGATACTGCTCATATGGGCAAAATGAGCGGCGATGCTAAGAAAGCAGCGGCAGCTGAAGGCGCTCGTACCGTGCCGCCTAGAGAACACGGCGGTAATTGCGATATTAAAGATTTATCTCGTGGTTCAAAAGTATACTTTCCGGTTTATGTAAAAAATGCAGGATTGAGTGTTGGCGACTTACACTTTAGCCAAGGTGATGGTGAAATTACGTTTTGTGGCGCAATAGAAATGGCTGGGTGGATACATTTACGCGTTAAGTTAGTAAAAGATGGTATGCGTAAATATGGCGTAAAAAATCCAATCTTTCAACCAAGCCCAATTACTCCAAAATACGATGACTACCTTATTTTTGAAGGGATTTCAGTTGATGAACAAGGCAAACAACATTACTTGGATGTAAATGTTGCCTATCGTCAGGCTTGCTTAAATGCCATTAACTACCTTGAAAAATTTGGTTATACCCGCGCTCAAGCTTACGCAATTTTAGGGACCGCGCCTGTGCAAGGTCATATTAGTGGCGTGGTAGATGTGCCTAATTCATGTGCGACTTTATGGCTACCAACCGATATATTCAAAGAAGATATTAAGATCAATTCTGAAGGACCAACCAAATACTACGATGGATCAATTGATGTACCAAAAGCGCCCGACTTAGATTAA
- the glmS gene encoding glutamine--fructose-6-phosphate transaminase (isomerizing), translating to MCGIVGAVAQRDVAEILLEGLRRLEYRGYDSAGLAVIQNSELQRIRRVGKVKNLSEGLADQFLSGGTGIAHTRWATHGEPTERNAHPHMSQDRIAVVHNGIIENYRELKTQLTEQGYQFNSDTDTEVLTHLIHQLLDSGLDLLAAVQKAAQTVTGAYGTAIIDKQNPDQMVVARSGSPLVIGLGIGENFVASDQLALLPVTSRFIYLEEGDVARISRKSVEIFDKSGEQVERKVNLVDAKADSADKGEYRHYMMKEIFEQPTCVRQTLEERVSTSGIETGIFGNGFEEVIPQINHVTIVACGTSYHAGMVAKYWFEQYAGVSCSIEIASEFRYRKFYVHNGSLFVSISQSGETADTLAALKLAKEQGYLSSLTICNVMGSSLVRESDFHFMTRAGTEIGVASTKAFTTQLVSLLLLVLTIGKHKGLNAETELNIASALMQLPGKIENALLANDEIEALAEEFADKHHALFLGRGEQYPIAMEGALKLKEISYIHAEAYAAGELKHGPIALIDAEMPVIVVAPNNELLEKLHSNVEEVRARGSVLYVFADKDAKFESDETQKVISVVPTEDIIAPIVYTIPLQLLSYHVAVIKGTDVDQPRNLAKSVTVE from the coding sequence ATGTGTGGAATTGTAGGTGCAGTAGCACAAAGAGACGTCGCAGAAATTTTATTAGAAGGCCTACGCCGCTTAGAATACCGAGGCTATGATTCAGCCGGCTTAGCCGTCATTCAAAACAGTGAATTGCAGCGTATTCGTCGTGTGGGTAAAGTTAAAAATTTAAGCGAAGGCTTAGCTGATCAATTTTTATCAGGTGGCACTGGTATAGCACACACTCGCTGGGCAACTCATGGTGAACCGACAGAGCGCAATGCCCACCCACACATGTCACAAGACAGAATCGCAGTTGTTCACAACGGTATTATTGAAAACTACCGTGAATTAAAAACACAATTAACCGAGCAAGGCTATCAGTTTAACTCAGATACTGATACCGAAGTATTAACGCACCTTATTCATCAACTATTAGACTCTGGCCTAGATTTACTAGCCGCTGTACAAAAAGCTGCACAAACGGTGACTGGTGCATATGGGACAGCGATTATAGATAAACAAAACCCAGATCAAATGGTCGTCGCACGCTCTGGCAGCCCGCTTGTTATTGGCTTAGGCATAGGCGAAAACTTTGTTGCCTCTGACCAACTTGCACTATTACCGGTAACCAGTCGTTTTATTTATTTAGAAGAAGGCGACGTTGCCCGAATTAGTCGTAAATCAGTTGAAATTTTTGATAAATCTGGCGAACAAGTTGAGCGAAAAGTTAACTTAGTTGACGCTAAAGCGGATTCAGCTGATAAAGGCGAATATCGCCATTACATGATGAAAGAAATTTTTGAACAGCCAACCTGTGTGCGTCAAACCCTAGAAGAGCGAGTTTCAACCTCGGGTATTGAAACTGGCATTTTTGGTAATGGTTTTGAAGAGGTGATCCCTCAAATTAACCACGTAACCATTGTTGCATGTGGAACCAGTTACCACGCAGGCATGGTCGCCAAATATTGGTTTGAACAATACGCAGGTGTCAGTTGTAGCATCGAGATAGCGTCTGAATTCCGCTACCGTAAATTTTATGTTCACAACGGCAGCTTGTTTGTATCAATTTCACAATCAGGTGAAACCGCCGATACTTTAGCCGCGTTAAAACTAGCAAAAGAGCAAGGTTATTTATCGTCACTCACTATTTGTAATGTGATGGGATCATCGTTAGTACGTGAATCAGACTTTCACTTTATGACCCGCGCCGGGACTGAAATTGGCGTTGCTTCAACTAAAGCATTTACCACCCAATTAGTTTCATTATTATTATTAGTATTAACCATTGGCAAACACAAAGGCTTAAATGCTGAAACTGAACTAAACATCGCCTCTGCATTAATGCAGCTACCGGGTAAAATTGAAAACGCATTACTCGCCAATGACGAAATTGAAGCCCTAGCTGAAGAGTTTGCCGACAAACACCATGCATTATTTTTAGGCCGCGGTGAGCAATACCCAATTGCAATGGAAGGTGCGCTTAAACTTAAAGAAATTTCATACATTCACGCCGAAGCTTACGCAGCCGGTGAATTAAAACACGGTCCAATTGCATTAATTGATGCTGAAATGCCAGTGATTGTAGTCGCCCCTAATAATGAATTATTAGAAAAACTACATTCAAACGTTGAAGAAGTGCGCGCGCGTGGCAGTGTACTTTATGTATTTGCCGACAAAGACGCCAAATTTGAAAGCGACGAAACTCAAAAAGTAATCAGCGTAGTGCCAACTGAAGATATAATTGCACCGATTGTTTACACCATTCCACTACAATTATTAAGCTACCATGTAGCCGTAATTAAAGGTACAGATGTGGATCAGCCTAGAAACCTAGCCAAAAGCGTAACTGTCGAATAA
- the urtD gene encoding urea ABC transporter ATP-binding protein UrtD yields the protein MKANDFVLAVEGLTVSFDGFKAVNDLSLYVDEGEIRVIIGPNGAGKTTVLDLICGRTKSTSGSIKFRDKELTKMSEHQIVHAGVGRKFQNPSIYEDLTVFENLELSYPKGRGVFGALFFKRDQDVINQVQAISESIFLENLLDKPAGLLSHGQKQWLEIGMLLIQDPDLLMLDEPVAGMSVAERRKTAELLKRITKGRSVVVIEHDMQFAEEIADRVTVLHQGKVLSEGSMERVQNDPKVIEVYLGH from the coding sequence ATGAAAGCTAATGATTTTGTTTTAGCGGTTGAGGGATTAACCGTTTCTTTTGATGGATTTAAAGCAGTTAACGATTTATCTCTATACGTTGATGAAGGAGAAATACGAGTCATTATTGGCCCTAACGGTGCCGGAAAAACCACCGTTTTAGATTTAATTTGCGGGAGAACTAAATCAACTTCAGGCTCGATTAAATTTAGAGACAAAGAGCTGACAAAAATGAGCGAGCACCAAATTGTTCATGCCGGAGTGGGGCGTAAATTTCAAAATCCGTCTATTTATGAAGACCTCACTGTATTTGAAAACTTGGAGCTGTCTTACCCCAAAGGCAGAGGGGTATTTGGGGCTTTGTTTTTCAAAAGAGATCAGGATGTGATTAATCAAGTACAAGCCATTTCTGAAAGTATTTTTTTGGAGAACTTGCTCGATAAACCGGCTGGTTTATTGAGCCACGGCCAAAAACAGTGGTTAGAAATAGGAATGTTACTAATTCAGGATCCTGATTTGTTGATGTTAGATGAGCCCGTAGCCGGCATGTCTGTAGCCGAGCGTCGAAAAACAGCTGAGCTACTTAAGCGTATTACTAAAGGTCGTTCAGTCGTTGTTATCGAGCATGATATGCAATTCGCTGAAGAAATTGCAGATAGAGTAACCGTATTGCACCAAGGCAAAGTGTTGTCTGAAGGCAGTATGGAACGAGTGCAAAACGACCCTAAGGTGATTGAAGTTTATTTAGGTCACTAA